A region of Periophthalmus magnuspinnatus isolate fPerMag1 chromosome 13, fPerMag1.2.pri, whole genome shotgun sequence DNA encodes the following proteins:
- the LOC117380802 gene encoding zinc finger protein 664-like isoform X1, which produces MKFTCDQCGKMWPFASSLKVHYRTHTGEKPFKCDRCGMEFRRSDHLDRHMRVHTGESSYSCDQCGKAFKSPDALKVHMRIHTGERPYSCDQCGKAFRDSGTLRAHMRIHTGERPYSCDQCGNEFKQAFALRAHMRIHTGESPYSCDQCGRAFKRADALNIHTRIHTGESPYSCDQCGNEFKQAFALKAHMRIHTGESPYSCDQCGRAFKRADALNIHTRIHTGESPYSCDQCGKAFKSADALKVHMRIHTGERPYSCDHCGKAFKSADALKVHIRIHTGERPYSCDQCGKAFRDSGTLKVHMRIHTGERPYICDQCEKAFSHSSNLNRHMRIHSCSTLYECGQCEKAFKTSQQRSSHYRTHTGDKPYDCEESGKALRSVRNRLNQVSRLKRRAAAVTSVGGPAHLKVHCLEHTKGDRAAEAGSCEAKVRLKKLEIRLQRLQTVELTSV; this is translated from the coding sequence ATGAAGTTcacatgtgaccagtgtggaaaGATGTGGCCTTTTGCTTCCAGTCTCAAAGTTCACTACAGaactcacacaggagagaagccaTTTAAATGTGACCGGTGTGGAATGGAATTTCGACGGTCTGATCATCTGGATCGACACATGAGAGTCCACACGGGAGAAAgctcatacagctgtgaccagtgtgggaaggcaTTTAAAAGCCCTGATGCACTTAAAGTAcacatgagaatccacacaggagaaaggccatacagctgtgaccagtgtgggaaggcaTTTAGAGACTCGGGTACACTCAGagcacatatgagaatccacacaggagaacgaccgtacagctgtgaccagtgtgggaatgaATTCAAACAGGCTTTTGCACTCAGagcacatatgagaatccacacaggagaaagcccctacagctgtgaccagtgtgggagaGCATTTAAACGCGCTGATGCACTCAACATACATacgagaatccacacaggagaaagcccctacagctgtgaccagtgtgggaatgaATTCAAACAGGCTTTTGCACTCAAagcacatatgagaatccacacaggagaaagcccctacagctgtgaccagtgtgggagaGCATTTAAACGCGCTGATGCACTCAACATACATacgagaatccacacaggagaaagcccgtacagctgtgaccagtgtgggaaggcaTTTAAAAGTGCTGATGCACTTAAAGTAcacatgagaatccacacaggagaaaggccatacagctgtgaccactGTGGGAAGGCATTTAAAAGCGCTGATGCACTTAAAGTACACAtaagaatccacacaggagaaaggccatacagctgtgaccagtgtgggaaggcaTTTAGAGATTCGGGTAcactcaaagtacatatgagaatccacacaggagaacgACCATACATATGTGACCAGTGTGAGAAAGCTTTCTCTCATTCATCCAATCTGAATAGACACATGAGAATTCACAGTTGTTCTACACTGTATGAGTGTGGTCAGTGTGAAAAGGCTTTTAAAACATCGCAGCAACGCTCCAGTCACTAccgaacacacacaggagacaaaccatACGACTGTGAAGAGAGTGGGAAGGCTTTAAGATCTGTGAGGAACCGTCTGAACCAAGTTTCCAGACTGAAGAGAAGAGcagcagctgtgaccagtgtgggaggACCTGCTCATCTGAAAGTGCACTGTCTTGAACACACTAAAGGAGACAGAGCTGCTGAGGCTGGATCATGTGAGGCTAAAGTCAGACTCAAAAAGCTGGAGATCAGGCTTCAGAGACTCCAGACTGTGGAGTTGACCTCAGTGTAG
- the LOC117380802 gene encoding zinc finger protein 208-like isoform X2 encodes MWPSSSRLKVHYRTHTGERPYSCDQCGKAFKQSSALKAHMRIHTGERPYSCDQCGNEFKQAGALKAHMRIHTGERPYSCDQCGNEFKQAGALKVHMRIHTGERPYSCDQCGKEFKDLGALKVHMRIHTGERPYSCDQCGKEFKDLGALKAHMRIHTGERPYSCDQCGNEFKQAGALKVHMRIHTGERPYSCDQCGKEFKDLGALKVHMRIHTGERPYSCDQCGKEFKDSGTLKVHMRIHTGESPFSCDQCGKAFKQADALKVHMRMHTGERPYTCDQCGKAFKYSGSLKLHMNIHTGERPYSCDQCGNEFKEVAALKVHMRIHTGERPYTCDQCGKDFKHSGSLKVHMRIHTGERPYTCDQCGKQFKYSNVLHQHMRIHTGERPYSCDQCEKAFSFSSNLNSHYRTHTGDKPYDCKQCGKMWPFASSLKVHYRTHTGEKPFKCDRCGMEFRRSDHLDRHMRVHTGESSYSCDQCGKAFKSPDALKVHMRIHTGERPYSCDQCGKAFRDSGTLRAHMRIHTGERPYSCDQCGNEFKQAFALRAHMRIHTGESPYSCDQCGRAFKRADALNIHTRIHTGESPYSCDQCGNEFKQAFALKAHMRIHTGESPYSCDQCGRAFKRADALNIHTRIHTGESPYSCDQCGKAFKSADALKVHMRIHTGERPYSCDHCGKAFKSADALKVHIRIHTGERPYSCDQCGKAFRDSGTLKVHMRIHTGERPYICDQCEKAFSHSSNLNRHMRIHSCSTLYECGQCEKAFKTSQQRSSHYRTHTGDKPYDCEESGKALRSVRNRLNQVSRLKRRAAAVTSVGGPAHLKVHCLEHTKGDRAAEAGSCEAKVRLKKLEIRLQRLQTVELTSV; translated from the exons ATGTGGCCATCTTCTTCCAGACTCAAAGTTCACTACAGAACTcacacaggagaaaggccatacagctgtgaccagtgtgggaaggcgTTTAAACAGTCTAGTGCACTCAAAGCAcacatgagaatccacacaggagaaaggccatacagctgtgaccagtgtgggaatgaATTTAAACAGGCTGGTGCACTCAAagcacatatgagaatccacacgggagaaaggccatacagctgtgaccagtgtgggaatgaATTTAAACAGGCTGGTGcactcaaagtacatatgagaatccacacgggagaaaggccatacagctgtgaccagtgtgggaaggaatttAAAGACTTGGGTGCGctcaaagtacatatgagaatccacacgggagaaaggccatacagctgtgaccagtgtgggaaggaatttAAAGACTTGGGTGCGCTCAAAGCAcacatgagaatccacacaggagaaaggccatacagctgtgaccagtgtgggaatgaATTTAAACAGGCTGGTGcactcaaagtacatatgagaatccacacgggagaaaggccatacagctgtgaccagtgtgggaaggaatttAAAGACTTGGGTGCGctcaaagtacatatgagaatccacacgggagaaaggccatacagctgtgaccagtgtgggaaggaatttAAAGACTCGGGTAcactcaaagtacatatgagaatccacacgggAGAAAGCCCCttcagctgtgaccagtgtgggaaagCATTTAAACAAGCTGATGcactcaaagtacatatgagaatgcacacaggagaaaggccatacacatgcgaccagtgtgggaaggcaTTTAAATACTCGGGTTCACTCAAATTACATATGAATATCCACAcgggagaaaggccatacagctgtgaccagtgtgggaatgaATTTAAAGAGGTTGCTGcactcaaagtacatatgagaatccacacgggagaaaggccatacacatgtgaccagtgtgggaaggatTTTAAACACTCAGGTTcactcaaagtacatatgagaatccacacaggagaaaggccatacacatgtgaccagtgtgggaagcaATTTAAATATTCTAATGTCCTCCATcaacatatgagaatccacacaggagaaaggccatacagctgtgaccagtgtgagaAAGCATTCTCTTTTTCATCCAATCTGAATAGTCAC TAccgaacacacacaggagacaaaccatACGACT GCaaacag tgtggaaaGATGTGGCCTTTTGCTTCCAGTCTCAAAGTTCACTACAGaactcacacaggagagaagccaTTTAAATGTGACCGGTGTGGAATGGAATTTCGACGGTCTGATCATCTGGATCGACACATGAGAGTCCACACGGGAGAAAgctcatacagctgtgaccagtgtgggaaggcaTTTAAAAGCCCTGATGCACTTAAAGTAcacatgagaatccacacaggagaaaggccatacagctgtgaccagtgtgggaaggcaTTTAGAGACTCGGGTACACTCAGagcacatatgagaatccacacaggagaacgaccgtacagctgtgaccagtgtgggaatgaATTCAAACAGGCTTTTGCACTCAGagcacatatgagaatccacacaggagaaagcccctacagctgtgaccagtgtgggagaGCATTTAAACGCGCTGATGCACTCAACATACATacgagaatccacacaggagaaagcccctacagctgtgaccagtgtgggaatgaATTCAAACAGGCTTTTGCACTCAAagcacatatgagaatccacacaggagaaagcccctacagctgtgaccagtgtgggagaGCATTTAAACGCGCTGATGCACTCAACATACATacgagaatccacacaggagaaagcccgtacagctgtgaccagtgtgggaaggcaTTTAAAAGTGCTGATGCACTTAAAGTAcacatgagaatccacacaggagaaaggccatacagctgtgaccactGTGGGAAGGCATTTAAAAGCGCTGATGCACTTAAAGTACACAtaagaatccacacaggagaaaggccatacagctgtgaccagtgtgggaaggcaTTTAGAGATTCGGGTAcactcaaagtacatatgagaatccacacaggagaacgACCATACATATGTGACCAGTGTGAGAAAGCTTTCTCTCATTCATCCAATCTGAATAGACACATGAGAATTCACAGTTGTTCTACACTGTATGAGTGTGGTCAGTGTGAAAAGGCTTTTAAAACATCGCAGCAACGCTCCAGTCACTAccgaacacacacaggagacaaaccatACGACTGTGAAGAGAGTGGGAAGGCTTTAAGATCTGTGAGGAACCGTCTGAACCAAGTTTCCAGACTGAAGAGAAGAGcagcagctgtgaccagtgtgggaggACCTGCTCATCTGAAAGTGCACTGTCTTGAACACACTAAAGGAGACAGAGCTGCTGAGGCTGGATCATGTGAGGCTAAAGTCAGACTCAAAAAGCTGGAGATCAGGCTTCAGAGACTCCAGACTGTGGAGTTGACCTCAGTGTAG